A genomic segment from Sorangium aterium encodes:
- a CDS encoding MBOAT family O-acyltransferase, giving the protein MLFNTLRYAEFFAAVFVGSWALVRYAGAWPRLVFLLLVSYGFYAAWDWRYLPLIFASSTVDFFLARAIAREERPRARRAMLVATVVLNLGFLGFFKYWNFALENAAALRALLTGEPASVGHAFRVLLPPVGISFFTFESMSYVVDVYRGELPPHKSYLRYLLFVAFFPHLVAGPIVRPRDLLPQFERAPSLTLEEGGAALFLVAIGLVKKVVLSDQLALNLVDRVFERPENYSALEVLAGVYGYAAQIYCDFSGYTDIAIGSALLLGVRFPKNFDAPYKAHNLADFWRRWHISLSTWLRDYLYIPLGGNRGSELATYRNLMITMLLGGLWHGASWNFVFWGFLHGLGLAVTRAFQRAVQRRRPAGEGERDGATASSPLASFLVRFPVRALCVLLTFHYVCFAWIFFRVPTFSQAVLILRQIGTLTTFHPNLPPVLVALLGVALLSHYVPERLYERARGAFIAAPAPVQGALLFLVAIGLHEAASAAAVPFVYFQF; this is encoded by the coding sequence GTGCTCTTCAATACCCTCCGTTACGCCGAGTTCTTCGCCGCCGTCTTCGTCGGATCGTGGGCGCTCGTGCGGTACGCCGGCGCCTGGCCGCGCCTCGTGTTCCTGCTGCTCGTCAGCTACGGGTTCTACGCGGCCTGGGACTGGCGCTACCTGCCGCTCATCTTCGCCTCGTCCACCGTCGACTTCTTCCTCGCCCGCGCGATCGCCCGCGAGGAGCGGCCCCGGGCGCGGCGCGCGATGCTCGTCGCCACGGTGGTGCTGAACCTCGGGTTCCTGGGGTTCTTCAAGTACTGGAACTTCGCGCTCGAGAACGCCGCGGCGCTCCGCGCGCTGCTCACGGGCGAGCCGGCGAGCGTGGGCCACGCGTTCCGGGTGCTCCTGCCGCCGGTCGGCATCTCGTTCTTCACGTTCGAGTCGATGAGCTACGTCGTCGATGTGTACCGGGGCGAGCTCCCGCCCCACAAGAGCTACCTCCGCTACCTGCTCTTCGTCGCCTTCTTCCCGCACCTCGTCGCCGGGCCCATCGTGCGCCCGCGGGACCTGCTCCCGCAGTTCGAGCGCGCCCCGAGCCTCACCCTCGAGGAGGGCGGGGCGGCGCTGTTCCTCGTCGCGATCGGCCTCGTGAAGAAGGTCGTGCTCTCCGACCAGCTCGCGCTCAACCTCGTCGACCGCGTGTTCGAGCGCCCGGAGAACTACTCGGCCCTGGAGGTCCTCGCGGGCGTCTACGGCTACGCCGCGCAGATCTACTGCGATTTCTCCGGCTACACCGACATCGCGATCGGCTCGGCGCTCCTGCTCGGCGTGCGGTTCCCGAAGAACTTCGACGCGCCGTACAAGGCGCACAACCTCGCTGATTTCTGGCGCCGCTGGCACATCTCGCTCTCCACCTGGCTCCGCGACTACCTGTACATCCCGCTCGGCGGCAACCGCGGCTCCGAGCTGGCGACGTACCGCAACCTGATGATCACGATGCTGCTCGGCGGCCTCTGGCACGGGGCATCGTGGAACTTCGTCTTCTGGGGCTTCCTCCACGGCCTCGGCCTCGCCGTGACGCGCGCCTTCCAGCGCGCCGTCCAGCGCCGGCGACCGGCCGGCGAGGGCGAGCGCGATGGCGCGACCGCGAGCTCGCCCCTCGCTTCCTTCCTCGTCCGCTTCCCCGTCCGCGCGCTGTGCGTGCTGCTGACGTTCCACTACGTCTGCTTCGCGTGGATCTTCTTCCGCGTGCCGACCTTCTCGCAGGCCGTGCTCATCCTGCGGCAGATCGGCACGCTGACGACCTTCCACCCGAACCTCCCGCCCGTGCTGGTCGCGCTCCTCGGGGTCGCGCTCCTGTCCCATTACGTGCCGGAGCGCCTCTACGAGCGCGCCCGCGGCGCCTTCATCGCGGCGCCGGCGCCGGTGCAGGGCGCGCTGCTGTTCCTCGTCGCGATCGGTCTCCACGAGGCGGCGAGCGCGGCCGCGGTCCCGTTCGTATACTTCCAGTTCTGA